The following coding sequences lie in one Cloeon dipterum chromosome 1, ieCloDipt1.1, whole genome shotgun sequence genomic window:
- the LOC135947945 gene encoding maternal protein tudor-like isoform X5: MADCDRMLDRILALEPDGPFLKIRGYNVSSMMQIQNIIKMLGEKLELSEENKVEHENLYRGKMLLCKTKGEGSWYRCEVMDHTDYLPGILVRMMEFGTEMSVPLSNLREINSAFHSSTSIKAPAQHKVYYIDGISCNQGWIPDKVERIKNLLTMKHADIKVVVSFTACKREFVVLHLNDVNVADICAKERCGIRISSKEQKKKANEFWGVSGARHASNSNMPSPMLAPSPDLLNITSPKPFVTTTVPEAEHVFSRPYGSFASKHATASSMRHKNSAGPFPSAAQNLYAGMQSSVEPGGPRLHQAQNLMGPPKVGVNTPPVLNMPGMHAVTIIYIENGPHKFFVHLQTEERMFSDICNALNQSALTVPAVITPGLPCAVKADSGVFRAMVTSCDEECTVQFVDLGQTRTVPYSEVFDLPNQFAHIGQLAYKFSLAGLRNPLLSDKEAVNEQFETISKRSSSLRLQVAAADGLPITQYCNLFVGNRNVLDVLIEETSKALQYEHMTLEVGTHHEVVVSHVETKKTNLPWAFYVQLVTEKERMGKVAAQLEEYCLKASIPDARHLKANHPVFAYCDIEEKWNRAMITSVSGSKATVMLMDCGQTKDVPIAKLRAASRQLINALPAQAIKCVLDGNGFEIQAAQLMAQIQLMKQVFIMTVLTTMDLCQALNVKMVESINSQISLNAYLTMQILSTKINNKEEPQRSFQVPDVSVPPPPLFVQPRSINRDPRLDENRGKANSKKLDKADCNQSDKPPKENHLSPTPPVTFSPDNKKRRDWDNPSGNYFADSSNPFTSDPETKKKDLVELVEQYDRLPLKRSSSSGDTWSGKRKVTDYTDLEDSKRESHKMNLEMTNKWKEANQRPLNESFSKIEDKGSRQENKNWREREGGDSKPFGRKDERQGNGFGMSGADRKRTDFHGKDSLGPASQNWKHAGGDRGQRNFVDNKGGSNHSSGQSRMVISKEDEWGVKTSSPPLPHPKPKPYTAKIGGTEICTVVFITDPSNFFVQPLKDAHKIDELTSNTTAEFAKNLEDAPGLSVGDGCWAKYAADGLWYRALVTDLNDLQFSVVFVDYGNSSKAAKSDIQPMKPEHASLPSQGVCCTLRGVDKSKWDAAEIEKFENAISDKEVKVTYVAKIGGKYSVIVSLGDQCINMSFGASTESLLPLRSIPIEIFEPKTVIPNATISWFVSPFNFHIHQNSSCNVSEMLKADIDKPAKDIVRIPLENPGVGTLVHIEITQNMLRGQIVAAKEENKIMKYRVKLVDYGRFKIATCDQLSALPEELSKYPQQAIHCTMANVQLAEGKNWPVPGSNRQFDDIFRLPPSFKVMVENVLENGQLEVSMQRDDGHEVSDLLTQLDFAVPKPKACDKEKAAPKCEWKVFTSYYENNNRFYVQKEADQKSISELLSKLQLLKKEPIEKLESGKLVLARNPEDQMWYRCTITETEPAAGGFLIDYGNSIAVSEAAVLPKELSSIPPFAACCSIPLCAIPNVAENVDKEIQEDLFKVEALTMKIDAVTDDYLLVDFQLDGQTLIEKFYNRMDAIRTFFLGSISNVDSLEAIDCQAVENEADLVNVAQALLKADEFPDLEQFNVGDTCVAKFDDDGLWYRANITNVQDGVTEALFFDYGNSAVVTQLKKIPESVEKIKRLSQLVKMINVPEGEVVENKLYDMLSDSSVNYGFFAPSPRTCPLDVVIFKDGIDLRKIASSGLNIMAKEFKPRGCFAPPADLIKIAVCTSGTASEDVKQIDFEMADHQLKIIPEATEKRVQIVPEKIDLKCTEDAPVAAALEETGKNLCSPEAQVPLEEIQQLLSSIVEESAEILCKSQAASDEIVKKEDGKEINFMSPEQAPYKSDVEPAKEEAICETPKESESVEETQNRLAKEQEDAVVPSESTCTMECSASVPIYCEPEDPNLLTMMEIEEAPGGGCAREEVSEEPELKSAETGHSSEYEMLFVDNKTSSPVVEPNNSDVLSIDAGTEISKSGDEEEDFTLKLPDEFDSDASECEAKNEEISSDQTKDNEDPMEDKATAADAVWQTNTEANLSTEANAHGCLSELAELCCRIGERKEVEDMDEKEEMPGNPLMLGSPAANAVEESFCHESPEFVQDTYGAADESEPGQFVEVKNEGHNVVDDFTFQEPPPVGKLTADIKSHHGSDMSIDEIGIQPFTILSTASLVDAPISSTEGLFCDR, from the exons ATGGCGGATTGCGACAGAATGCTTGACCGCATTTTAGCCTTAGAGCCCGATGGCCCATTTCTAAAGATTCGGGGATACAACGTTTCATCCATGATGCAAATTCAGAACATTATAAAAATGCTgggagaaaaattagaactatCAGAAGAAAACAAAGTTGAACATGAAAACCTATACAGAGGCAAAATGTTGCTGTGCAAAACCAAAGGAGAAGGCAGTTGGTACCGCTGTGAG GTGATGGACCATACTGATTACTTGCCTGGTATCCTCGTGAGGATGATGGAGTTTGGCACTGAAATGTCGGTGCCTCTAAGCAACTTGAGAGAGATAAACAGCGCGTTTCACAGCAGCACATCCATCAAGGCTCCTGCCCAGCACAAGGTGTATTATATCGATGGCATCAGTTGCAATCAAGGATGGATACCTGACAAGGTTGAGCGTATCAAAAATTTGCTGACTATGAAGCATGCAGACATAAAAGTCGTAGTCTCATTCACTGCTTGCAAGAGAGAGTTTGTGGTGCTGCACTTGAATGATGTCAATGTTGCTGATATCTGCGCGAAGGAGAGGTGCGGCATAAGGATCAGCAGCAAAGAACAGAAGAAAAAGGCAAATGAATTCTGGGGTGTCAGTGGCGCCAGACATGCAA GCAACTCTAACATGCCAAGCCCAATGCTAGCACCATCTCCAGACTTGCTGAACATAACCTCCCCAAAGCCGTTTGTCACAACTACTGTCCCTGAGGCGGAGCATGTGTTCAGCAGGCCCTACGGAAGTTTTGCTTCAAAGCATGCGACTGCCAGCAGCATGCGGCACAAAAACTCGGCTGGCCCATTTCCTTCAGCTGCGCAGAACTTGTATGCGGGAATGCAAAGCAGTGTTGAACCTGGAGGACCACGGCTTCATCAGGCTCAGAATTTGATGG GCCCTCCTAAAGTTGGTGTGAACACGCCACCTGTGTTGAATATGCCAGGCATGCATGCTGTCACCATCATCTACATTGAGAATGGGCCTCACAAATTCTTCGTACACCTCCAGACGGAGGAACGCATGTTCTCTGACATCTGCAATGCACTGAATCAGTCAGCGTTGACTGTGCCTGCTGTCATCACCCCTGGCTTGCCTTGCGCCGTAAAAGCAGACTCTGGAGTGTTCAGAGCAATGGTAACCTCATGTGATGAAGAGTGCACAGTGCAGTTTGTTGACCTGGGACAGACCAGAACTGTGCCGTACTCTGAAGTTTTTGACCTGCCTAATCAGTTTGCCCATATCGGCCAGCTTGCTTACAAGTTTAGCCTTGCGGGGCTGCGTAATCCACTGCTCAGTGACAAGGAAGCTGTCAACGAGCAATTTGAAACCATTTCCAAGAGATCAAGCTCGCTGCGCCTACAAGTTGCTGCTGCAGATGGTCTGCCAATCACCCAATACTGCAACTTGTTTGTTGGCAACAGAAATGTCCTTGATGTTTTGATTGAAGAAACAAGCAAAGCCCTTCAATATGAACATATGACTTTGGAGGTTGGCACCCACCACGAAGTGGTTGTGTCCCACGTTGAGACAAAGAAGACGAACCTGCCATGGGCTTTCTATGTTCAGTTAGTCACGGAAAAGGAAAGAATGGGAAAAGTTGCTGCTCAGCTTGAGGAGTACTGCCTGAAAGCAAGCATCCCAGACGCTAGGCACCTGAAAGCAAATCACCCTGTGTTTGCTTACTGCGAcatagaagaaaaatggaatcgAGCAATGATAACTAGCGTCAGTGGAAGCAAAGCCACTGTGATGTTGATGGACTGCGGACAAACTAAAGATGTGCCCATTGCCAAATTGAGAGCTGCAAGCCGTCAGCTGATCAATGCTCTCCCTGCCCAAGCTATCAAATGTGTTCTTGATGGAAATGGCTTTGAGATCCAGGCAGCCCAGTTGATGGCGCAAATTCAACTAATGAAGCAG GTTTTCATCATGACTGTGCTGACCACGATGGATCTTTGTCAAGCACTCAATGTGAAAATGGTTGAGAGCATTAATTCACAAATCAGTCTCAACGCATACTTGACCATGCAAATACtaagcacaaaaataaacaacaaagaaGAGCCGCAGCGCAGCTTCCAAGTGCCTGATGTATCCGTTCCTCCTCCCCCTCTGTTCGTGCAACCCCGCTCAATAAACCGGGACCCAAG ACTGGACGAGAACAGAGGCAAAGCTAACAGCAAGAAACTTGACAAAGCAGACTGCAACCAATCGGATAAGCCACCAAAGGAAAACCATTTGTCGCCCACTCCACCTGTCACATTTTCACCAGATAACAAGAAACGAAGAGATTGGGACAATCCAAGTGGCAACTACTTTGCAGATAGTTCTAACCCTTTCACTAGTGACCCAGAAACCAAGAAAAAGGACCTGGTTGAGTTGGTGGAACAGTATGATCGCCTCCCTTTGAAAAGGAGTTCCAGCAGTGGTGACACTTGGTCTGGAAAGAGGAAGGTGACTGACTACACAGATTTGGAGGATTCTAAACGTGAGAGccataaaatgaatttggagATGACCAACAAATGGAAGGAGGCCAATCAGAGACCTCTCAATGAAAGCTTCTCGAAGATCGAAGACAAAGGCTCCCGCCAAGAGAATAAAAACTGGAGAGAACGTGAAGGAGGAGATTCCAAGCCATTCGGAAGAAAAGATGAAAGGCAAGGGAATGGCTTTGGTATGAGTGGTGCTGACCGAAAACGCACTGACTTCCATGGCAAGGACTCCTTAGGACCTGCCTCCCAAAACTGGAAACATGCTGGTGGAGACAGAG gTCAAAGGAACTTTGTTGATAACAAAGGAGGCTCCAATCACAGCTCTGGGCAAAGCAGAATGGTG aTTTCCAAAGAAGATGAATGGGGTGTAAAAACATCATCACCTCCTTTGCCTCATCCAAAGCCTAAGCCATATACTGCCAAAATAGGAGGAACAGAGATTTGCACTGTCGTGTTCATCACGGATCCATCTAATTTCTTTGTGCAGCCATTGAAAGATGCTCACAAAATTGATGAGCTCACTTCTAACACAACTGCTGAGTTTGCCAAGAATCTGGAAGATGCGCCTGGACTTTCGGTTGGGGATGGTTGCTGGGCTAAGTATGCTGCTGATGGGCTGTGGTACCGAGCTTTG GTGACAGACTTGAATGACCTCCAGTTCAGTGTCGTTTTTGTTGATTATGGCAATAGCAGCAAGGCTGCAAAGTCAGATATTCAACCCATGAAGCCTGAACACGCAAGTTTACCCTCTCAAGGTGTGTGCTGCACTCTAAGAGGCGTTGACAAATCCAAATGGGATGCTGCTGAAAtcgaaaagtttgaaaatgcaaTATCTGATAAGGAAGTTAAG GTCACGTATGTAGCTAAAATTGGCGGCAAATACAGTGTCATCGTGAGCCTTGGTGATCAATGCATCAACATGAGTTTTGGAGCAAGTACTGAGTCGCTACTTCCGTTGAGAAGCATTcctattgaaatatttgagccAAAGACAGTTATTCCAAATGCCACTATTTCTTGGTTTGTGAGCCCATTCAACTTCCACATTCATCAAAATTCCAGCTG CAATGTTAGTGAAATGCTAAAAGCGGACATTGACAAACCAGCCAAGGACATCGTCAGAATCCCATTGGAGAATCCAGGAGTTGGTACTTTGGTGCACATTGAGATCACTCAGAACATGTTGCGAGGCCAGATTGTTGCGgccaaagaggaaaataaaattatgaagtaCAGAGTAAAGCTTGTTGACTATGGGCGATTTAAG ATAGCAACATGTGATCAGTTGAGTGCATTGCCAGAAGAGCTTTCCAAGTACCCACAGCAAGCAATCCATTGCACGATGGCAAATGTACAGCTGGCTGAAGGGAAAAATTGGCCTGTTCCTGGATCAAACCGCCAGTTTGATGATATTTTCAGACTACCGCCATCCTTCAAAGTCATGGTTGAGAATGTTCTTGAAAATGGTCAGTTGGAAGTTAGTATGCAACGTGATGATGGACACGAAGTGTCAGATCTGCTGACTCAACTCGATTTTGCCGTTCCTAAACCCAAGGCTTGTGATA aggaaAAAGCAGCACCTAAATGTGAATGGAAGGTGTTCACCTCTTACTATGAAAACAACAACAGATTTTATGTGCAGAAGGAGGCGGATCAAAAGAGCATCAGTGAGCTGCTTTCAAAACTTCAGCTTCTCAAGAAAGAACCCATTGAAAAACTGGAAAGTGGCAAGCTAGTATTGGCCAG GAATCCGGAGGATCAAATGTGGTACCGCTGCACGATCACTGAGACTGAGCCGGCTGCTGGTGGTTTCCTCATTGACTACGGCAATTCGATTGCTGTGAGTGAAGCAGCTGTATTGCCCAAAGAGCTGTCGTCAATTCCCCCATTCGCCGCGTGCTGCTCCATTCCACTGTGTGCCATCCCCAATGTTGCTGAAAATGTTGACAAAGAGATCCAAGAAGATCTATTCAAGGTCGAAGCTTTGACCATGAAGATTGATGCTGTGACTGATGATTACCTTCTGGTTGACTTCCAATTGGACGGGCAGACCCTGATAGAAAAGTTCTACAACAGGATGGATGCGATTCGCACTTTCTTCCTGGGGTCTATTTCCAATGTTGACTCCCTTGAGGCGATTGACTGCCAGGCCGTGGAAAACGAGGCTGATCTTGTGAACGTCGCACAAGCATTACTCAAGGCTGATGAGTTTCCTGATTTGGAACAGTTCAATGTGGGTGACACATGCGTTGCCAAATTTGACGATGACGGCTTATGGTATCGCGCCAACATCACCAATGTGCAGGATGGCGTCACAGAAGCTCTTTTCTTTGATTATGGCAACTCTGCTGTAGTGACTCAGCTGAAGAAAATTCCTGAGAGCgtagaaaaaatcaaacgttTGTCCCAGCTTGTGAAAATGATCAATGTACCTGAGGGGGAGGTTGTTGAGAACAAGCTGTACGACATGCTCTCTGATTCTTCTGTAAATTATGGCTTTTTTGCCCCATCCCCACGAACATGCCCTCTGGATGTTGTCATTTTCAAGGATGGAATTGATTTGCGCAAGATTGCGAGCAGCGGGCTGAACATCATGGCTAAAGAGTTCAAGCCTAGAGGCTGCTTTGCTCCTCCTGcggatttgattaaaatcgcTGTTTGCACGTCTGGCACTGCTAGCGAAGATGTCAAACAAATCGACTTTGAGATGGCTGACCATCAGTTAAAGATCATACCTGAAGCAACGGAGAAGCGTGTGCAGATAGTGCCTGAAAAGATTGACTTGAAATGCACAGAAGATGCCCCTGTGGCTGCAGCTTTAGAGGAGACAGGAAAAAATCTATGCTCTCCTGAGGCTCAAG TTCCTTTGGAGGAAATTCAACAACTGTTGAGCAGCATAGTCGAGGAGAGTGCTGAAATTCTGTGCAAATCTCAAGCTGCGTCTGATGAAATTGTGAAGAAGGAAGATGGAAAAGAGATCAATTTCATGTCGCCTGAACAAGCTCCCTACAAATCTGACGTTGAACCTGCCAAAGAAGAGGCAATCTGTGAAACACCAAAAGAAAGTGAGTCAGTTGAGGAAACTCAAAACAGGCTAGCAAAGGAGCAAGAAGACGCTGTTGTTCCTTCCGAATCTACATGTACAATGGAGTGCTCAGCATCTGTTCCCATTTATTGTGAACCAGAAGATCCAAACTTGCTCACAATGATGGAGATTGAGGAAGCTCCAGGTGGTGGGTGCGCTCGAGAAGAAGTTTCAGAGGAGCCAGAGTTGAAGAGTGCCGAGACTGGCCACTCGTCTGAGTATGAAATGCTGTTTGTTGACAACAAAACTAGCTCCCCCGTTGTTGAACCTAACAACTCAGACGTGCTGAGCATTGATGCTGGAACTGAGATTTCCAAGAGTGGAGATGAAGAGGAAGATTTTACTTTAAAGCTTCCAGACGAGTTTGACAGTGACGCTTCCGAAtgtgaagcaaaaaatgaggaaattagCTCTGATCAGACTAAGGATAATGAAGATCCCATGGAGGATAAAGCCACAGCTGCTGATGCTGTGTGGCAAACCAATACCGAAGCAAATTTGTCTACTGAGGCAAACGCACACGGCTGTCTTTCTGAACTGGCAGAACTATGCTGTCGTATTGGGGAAAGGAAAGAAGTTGAGGACATGgatgaaaaagaagaaatgcCTGGAAACCCATTGATGCTTGGATCCCCTGCTGCCAATGCTGTTGAGGAATCGTTCTGCCATGAATCTCCTGAG TTTGTTCAGGACACATATGGCGCTGCTGATGAAAGTGAACCAGGCCAATTTGTGGAAGTTAAGAATGAGGGACATAATGTTGTCGATGATTTCACCTTCCAAGAGCCTCCTCCAGTAGGCAAACTCACTGCTGACATTAAAAGCCACCATGGATCTGACATGTCAATTGACGAGATAGGAATCCAGCCGTTCACCATTCTCTCGACTGCCTCTCTTGTTGATGCACCTATTTCATCCACTGAG GGTTTGTTTTGTGATAGGTAA